In a genomic window of Pedobacter sp. KBS0701:
- a CDS encoding glycoside hydrolase family 43 protein, with the protein MRKKINLSWYAALAVIAKLLLITNILSAQTIIESVIAGDFADPSIIRANNQYYAVGTSSEWAPHFPIYSSKDLLNWKQTGYVFAKAPAWTSGSFWAPEFDYHDKTYFIYYTARRKKDNVSCIGVATSKYPDRGFVDQGIIIDYGKEAIDAFVYLEGNTRYITFKAYGLDKRPIEILAYKLARNGLTIKGKPFPLLKDNQKIGLEGQSILKKDGYYYLFYSAGNCCGTQCDYNVRVARSKSFAGPYELYAANPLLMENEYWKCSGHGTFVKATDGKDYYLYHAYNKKTNVFSGRQGMLAQLSWPAKGGWPVLKEQSGPTLNRDLKLNFTRPEINKRWQWDFRNSTPKILQQNGQLHLSGRINKDNLSGIALTLRPVSGIFEATTAVTNTNNALKGLVYYGDAGSAIGIGISGNEIEFWKVENKARTVLSKLQVSTKVPVELKMKTAEDLSLMVFFKQGNQEWKNMPAKEKITVNFLPQWDRCPRIGLHFNGSVNQYADFSSFGLKY; encoded by the coding sequence ATGAGAAAAAAAATAAACCTTTCGTGGTATGCTGCCTTGGCGGTAATCGCTAAACTGCTCTTGATTACGAATATTTTATCGGCACAAACTATAATAGAGTCTGTAATTGCCGGAGACTTTGCCGATCCATCTATTATCCGGGCCAATAATCAATATTATGCTGTGGGCACCTCTTCGGAGTGGGCACCTCATTTTCCTATCTATAGTTCAAAAGATCTGCTGAACTGGAAACAGACAGGTTATGTTTTTGCCAAGGCACCAGCATGGACTTCGGGTTCTTTCTGGGCGCCTGAGTTTGATTATCATGATAAAACCTATTTCATTTATTACACCGCGAGAAGAAAAAAAGACAATGTTTCTTGCATTGGGGTGGCTACCTCGAAATATCCAGATAGAGGTTTTGTTGATCAGGGTATTATTATCGATTATGGAAAAGAAGCAATTGATGCTTTTGTTTACCTTGAGGGTAATACGCGTTACATTACTTTTAAAGCTTATGGTTTGGACAAACGACCAATTGAAATTTTAGCCTATAAGCTAGCCAGAAACGGACTTACAATTAAGGGAAAGCCTTTCCCTTTGCTTAAAGACAATCAAAAGATAGGCTTAGAAGGACAGAGTATTCTAAAAAAAGATGGCTATTATTATCTTTTTTATTCTGCCGGAAACTGCTGTGGAACGCAATGCGATTATAATGTAAGGGTGGCCAGATCAAAATCTTTTGCCGGACCTTACGAGCTTTATGCTGCCAACCCCCTGTTAATGGAAAATGAATACTGGAAATGTTCAGGGCACGGCACGTTTGTAAAAGCCACAGATGGAAAAGATTATTACCTCTACCATGCCTACAACAAAAAGACCAATGTTTTCTCGGGCAGACAGGGCATGTTGGCCCAATTGAGCTGGCCAGCGAAAGGTGGATGGCCGGTTTTAAAAGAACAATCCGGACCAACCCTTAACCGGGATTTGAAATTGAACTTCACCAGGCCTGAAATCAATAAAAGATGGCAGTGGGATTTTAGAAATTCAACTCCCAAAATTCTGCAGCAAAACGGTCAGCTTCATTTATCTGGGCGTATCAATAAAGATAACCTTTCAGGTATTGCATTAACCCTAAGGCCCGTATCCGGGATTTTTGAAGCAACTACTGCCGTAACAAATACCAATAACGCTTTAAAAGGTTTAGTGTATTATGGCGATGCAGGCTCGGCTATAGGCATTGGCATATCCGGGAATGAAATAGAATTTTGGAAAGTTGAAAATAAAGCCAGAACAGTGCTTTCAAAGCTACAAGTATCAACAAAAGTTCCGGTTGAGCTTAAAATGAAAACCGCAGAAGATTTAAGCTTAATGGTGTTTTTTAAGCAGGGAAACCAGGAATGGAAAAATATGCCGGCCAAGGAAAAAATTACAGTTAACTTTTTACCACAATGGGATAGATGCCCGCGTATTGGTCTTCATTTTAATGGAAGTGTTAATCAATATGCTGATTTTTCCTCTTTTGGATTAAAGTATTGA
- a CDS encoding GNAT family N-acetyltransferase has translation MKEVLIEPAGKKQYEKLITLWESSVRATHHFLSESDIITYRSLILTEYFDQVQLYGIKVEEEIMGFIGLNGKFIQMLFIHPDARGKGLGKTLIDFAKKAHGANTVDVNEQNDQAVGFYEKLGFATIERSERDGAGKPFPILSMALQM, from the coding sequence ATGAAAGAAGTGTTAATTGAACCGGCGGGCAAAAAACAGTACGAAAAACTGATTACATTGTGGGAAAGTTCGGTTAGGGCAACACATCATTTTCTCTCTGAAAGTGATATTATTACCTACCGCTCGTTGATTTTAACTGAATATTTTGATCAGGTACAACTGTACGGTATTAAAGTTGAAGAAGAGATCATGGGTTTTATAGGTTTAAATGGTAAATTTATCCAGATGCTTTTTATCCATCCCGATGCCAGGGGGAAAGGACTCGGCAAAACGCTGATTGATTTTGCCAAAAAGGCACATGGTGCCAACACGGTTGATGTAAATGAGCAGAATGACCAGGCGGTAGGTTTTTATGAAAAACTTGGTTTTGCAACCATCGAACGAAGTGAGCGGGATGGGGCAGGAAAACCTTTTCCTATACTTTCGATGGCTTTACAGATGTAA
- a CDS encoding MOSC domain-containing protein: protein MNNFFLSELYIYPIKSLGGISLEKAQLEEKGLQYDRRWMLVDEEGMFITQRKYFELALLAVNINDNRLIISHKINSNQTISFDLQEDNGIQIPVVIWNDTTVGIEVNTEVSSWFSDFLKFKVKLVKMPVAEKRMVDPRYASNNEVVSFADGYPCLLIGQSSLDGLNEKLQSSIKMDRFRPNFVFTGGTPHIEDRFNTFYIGETLFSAVKPCSRCVLITIDQQTGEKGQEPLRTLAGYRTINKKILFGQNLLHQSSGIISVGDELKIVDWRIEDQ from the coding sequence ATGAACAATTTTTTCCTTTCCGAATTATATATCTACCCTATTAAATCATTAGGCGGTATCAGTCTTGAAAAAGCCCAATTGGAAGAAAAAGGCCTGCAGTACGACAGGAGATGGATGCTTGTTGACGAGGAAGGCATGTTTATCACACAAAGGAAATATTTTGAACTGGCCCTGCTAGCGGTGAATATCAATGACAACAGGCTGATCATATCACATAAAATAAACAGCAACCAAACCATATCTTTTGATCTGCAGGAAGATAACGGTATACAAATTCCGGTTGTGATCTGGAATGATACCACTGTTGGTATTGAAGTAAATACCGAGGTAAGCAGCTGGTTTTCTGATTTCCTGAAATTTAAAGTAAAACTGGTAAAAATGCCAGTGGCAGAAAAAAGAATGGTAGACCCAAGATATGCATCGAATAATGAAGTAGTAAGTTTTGCTGATGGTTATCCTTGTCTGCTGATTGGTCAGTCTTCTTTAGATGGATTGAATGAAAAGCTTCAAAGCTCCATCAAGATGGACCGTTTCCGCCCTAATTTTGTATTTACTGGCGGCACACCACATATTGAAGACCGTTTTAATACTTTTTATATTGGCGAAACCTTATTTTCTGCTGTGAAACCCTGTTCCAGATGTGTACTCATTACCATTGATCAGCAAACAGGCGAAAAAGGACAGGAGCCGCTGAGAACTTTGGCCGGCTACCGCACCATTAATAAAAAAATCCTGTTCGGGCAAAATTTGTTGCACCAGTCTTCAGGAATTATTAGTGTTGGCGATGAACTAAAGATTGTTGATTGGAGGATCGAAGATCAATAA
- a CDS encoding mechanosensitive ion channel family protein, with the protein MGNAFAQKDRLPGKGQNVSILSDSAILTKGDYLAHLEKVFETVNKVPVTVGSFKKLKPIAAHLTQDEAALALLKSRLTQRDRSPNLQNLQMDQTLLAELQSNNKDCLSDLDEYEKELRALKTEILNLRKDTVLIKVFTVPAIQVMFKSEFAELKKKRIVMDSLLKTTTLSINNLQARTSSNLINIKELMYLTDSQLDAVSIKAFGKERRYLWESVNKPANKSMGFRRFIQGEQEISGYYFVYTRSSRLLLLFTCTIFFLWVFFNFRSVKKLGRLETLDGFSLISPQPYLITFIMLFALAPIFDLRAPALYIETVEIILAILLTIYFRKKLNPKLFYYWCIFVILLLAPVFLRLLGMPPRYQRWLLLFLTTSSVAYGVMVWKILDEKTKRYKMILTTGFIYVGFAIIATFCNLFGRFTLTQIFYSTGVSSLLNAISLTILAKVLVEAFLLQMKSSRIRKGFPEYFDWQPVIAGLKRLTGIGATLIWFVIFTTNLNIFNGLYESIMEILTEKRTIGSFSFTFGGIVLFLGIIWIANFLQKYIAYFFGDTGDDSFEDNKGERSKLLVTRLLLLIGGFLIAVAASGLPIDKITVILGALGVGIGLGLQNIVSNFVSGIILIFDKTIRIGDIVELSNKKGRVKEIGVRSSTLLSDEGAEIIIPNGSILSNNIINWTLSNNQMRVDISLSIAKPFNSTEVVSLIREIIGENSNVFISKEPIIMISPVSKLNSSINIYFWCKDISKADLTKSMINAQIFEAFEQKGIEIL; encoded by the coding sequence ATGGGTAATGCATTTGCACAAAAAGACAGGTTACCTGGTAAGGGGCAGAATGTATCTATTCTTTCCGATTCTGCAATATTGACGAAGGGCGATTATCTTGCTCACCTGGAAAAAGTATTTGAAACCGTTAATAAAGTTCCGGTAACCGTTGGTTCATTTAAGAAACTCAAGCCTATAGCGGCACACTTAACACAGGATGAAGCCGCGCTGGCATTGCTAAAAAGCCGCTTAACACAGCGTGACCGGTCTCCAAATCTGCAAAACCTGCAGATGGACCAAACCTTATTGGCAGAATTACAAAGCAATAACAAAGATTGTTTATCAGACCTTGATGAATATGAAAAGGAATTAAGGGCTTTAAAAACCGAAATTCTTAACCTGCGTAAGGATACTGTACTGATTAAAGTGTTTACAGTACCTGCTATACAGGTTATGTTTAAAAGTGAATTTGCAGAGCTAAAGAAGAAACGTATAGTGATGGATAGCCTGCTGAAAACAACTACCTTATCAATCAATAATCTACAGGCCAGAACCTCTTCTAACCTCATTAATATAAAAGAGTTAATGTATCTTACTGATAGCCAGCTTGATGCGGTGAGCATTAAAGCTTTTGGTAAAGAGCGCCGTTATTTATGGGAATCGGTAAATAAACCGGCCAATAAAAGCATGGGCTTCCGTAGGTTTATTCAGGGAGAGCAAGAAATATCCGGCTATTATTTTGTATACACCAGAAGCAGCCGGTTGTTATTACTTTTTACCTGTACCATATTTTTCTTGTGGGTATTCTTCAACTTTAGAAGCGTAAAAAAGCTGGGCCGTTTAGAAACCCTTGATGGTTTTTCGCTGATTAGTCCGCAGCCTTATTTAATCACCTTCATCATGCTCTTTGCACTGGCGCCTATTTTCGATCTGAGGGCGCCCGCACTCTACATAGAAACCGTAGAGATTATTCTCGCTATCCTGCTCACGATATATTTCCGCAAAAAGTTAAACCCAAAGTTATTTTACTATTGGTGCATATTTGTGATACTGCTTCTTGCACCGGTTTTCTTACGTCTTTTAGGTATGCCACCCAGATATCAGCGCTGGCTCCTGCTGTTCCTCACTACCAGTTCAGTTGCCTATGGGGTTATGGTATGGAAAATACTAGATGAAAAAACCAAAAGATACAAAATGATTCTGACCACGGGTTTTATTTATGTTGGCTTTGCCATTATTGCCACGTTTTGTAATCTATTTGGTCGCTTTACCCTCACGCAGATCTTTTATTCAACCGGGGTAAGCTCACTTTTAAATGCCATATCGCTAACCATCCTGGCTAAAGTATTGGTAGAAGCCTTTTTACTACAGATGAAAAGCAGCAGGATACGTAAGGGATTTCCGGAATATTTTGATTGGCAACCTGTAATTGCGGGGCTTAAAAGGCTTACAGGTATTGGTGCTACCCTAATCTGGTTTGTAATTTTTACCACCAACCTGAATATTTTTAACGGACTATACGAATCGATAATGGAAATCCTCACTGAAAAAAGAACTATAGGCAGTTTCTCTTTTACCTTTGGGGGCATTGTATTGTTTTTGGGTATTATCTGGATTGCCAATTTTTTGCAGAAATACATTGCTTATTTCTTTGGCGATACGGGCGATGATAGTTTTGAGGATAATAAAGGGGAGCGTTCTAAATTACTGGTAACCCGTTTGTTGTTATTGATTGGAGGCTTTTTAATCGCTGTTGCAGCTTCCGGGCTACCAATAGATAAAATAACGGTTATCCTGGGTGCGTTGGGCGTTGGAATTGGATTGGGCTTACAGAATATTGTAAGCAATTTTGTATCGGGGATTATCCTTATTTTTGATAAAACCATCCGAATAGGCGACATTGTAGAACTGAGCAATAAAAAAGGAAGGGTAAAGGAAATCGGTGTACGCTCCAGCACCCTGCTTAGCGATGAAGGCGCTGAAATTATTATCCCCAACGGTTCTATTCTTTCTAACAACATCATCAACTGGACGCTAAGCAATAACCAGATGCGGGTAGATATTTCTTTATCGATTGCAAAACCCTTTAATTCTACTGAAGTGGTAAGCCTGATCAGAGAAATTATTGGAGAGAACAGTAATGTTTTTATCAGCAAAGAGCCCATTATTATGATCAGCCCGGTAAGTAAGCTGAATAGCAGTATCAATATCTATTTCTGGTGTAAGGATATTTCAAAGGCTGATCTGACCAAAAGTATGATCAATGCGCAGATTTTTGAAGCCTTCGAACAAAAAGGAATTGAAATTTTATAA
- a CDS encoding VOC family protein: protein MNSKQKIWANFSVKDAKRTHQFYSDLGFTANGQFKVTTLASFLFGEDGFVIHFFEQGSQIDEFLKPGANDNNEIIFTISAETEQEVNEFANKVEKAGGNIIKQVERDESNYYGFAFTDPDGHKFNVLLMDNM, encoded by the coding sequence ATGAATTCGAAACAAAAAATCTGGGCTAACTTTAGCGTAAAAGACGCAAAGCGAACCCATCAATTTTATTCAGACCTGGGCTTTACTGCAAATGGACAATTTAAAGTTACCACACTGGCGAGTTTTCTTTTTGGTGAAGACGGCTTTGTGATTCATTTTTTTGAGCAAGGATCACAAATAGACGAGTTTTTAAAACCGGGGGCAAATGATAATAATGAAATTATTTTTACGATTTCGGCAGAAACAGAACAAGAAGTTAACGAATTTGCTAATAAAGTAGAAAAGGCCGGCGGCAATATCATTAAGCAGGTTGAGCGGGATGAATCCAATTATTACGGTTTTGCCTTTACCGATCCTGACGGGCATAAATTCAATGTGTTGTTAATGGACAATATGTAA
- a CDS encoding GIN domain-containing protein: protein MKTSIKTLTKSVLAAIVLTSAIFSTSVMAGEKQPVKMSAPKNISQVIVSGNVEITLVQGQKESVSYNDDNTGSVKVIQYGHTLKITSTDRNTAKITVYVKDIYRIQASENAVVKTAGRLDSKYLQLFLKGDAVAEIDSDTESLYTVIEGRADLKLSGATAEHILVMGSTPKLNLDRFAAMKTQMSLPIAETTQTASLAK, encoded by the coding sequence ATGAAAACCTCTATCAAAACCCTAACAAAATCAGTATTAGCAGCTATCGTTTTAACTTCTGCTATTTTCTCAACAAGTGTAATGGCAGGCGAGAAACAGCCAGTCAAAATGTCGGCACCTAAAAACATCAGCCAGGTTATTGTAAGCGGAAATGTGGAGATTACCTTGGTACAAGGACAAAAAGAAAGTGTGAGCTATAATGACGATAATACCGGTAGCGTAAAAGTAATCCAGTATGGACATACATTAAAAATCACTTCAACTGATAGGAATACAGCTAAGATTACCGTTTATGTAAAAGATATCTATAGAATACAGGCTTCTGAAAATGCGGTGGTAAAAACGGCTGGCAGATTGGATTCAAAATATCTTCAATTATTCTTAAAAGGAGATGCTGTTGCCGAGATAGATTCAGATACAGAAAGTTTATATACCGTAATTGAAGGTCGTGCAGATTTAAAATTGAGCGGAGCTACTGCAGAACATATCTTAGTAATGGGAAGCACACCAAAATTGAATCTGGACAGATTTGCAGCTATGAAAACACAAATGAGTTTACCAATAGCCGAAACAACACAAACTGCTTCATTAGCAAAATAG
- a CDS encoding PRC-barrel domain-containing protein has product MNSGTIVYSNLEELSNSIYQLTDGEADIKGWPVRNEVGDSVGKVRDLLFDPEQKAIRYVIVELADMGEDLEEKAVLIPIGLVNLGEGKKEVILPNVHHDQFRAMPRYIIGEVTPELENQIRNIIGSPAALRMEDEIVEIDRANFYRHHHFDKNFPEHNPRSQGSDPLI; this is encoded by the coding sequence ATGAATTCAGGAACTATCGTATACAGCAATTTAGAAGAGCTCTCAAATAGTATTTATCAATTAACAGATGGCGAGGCTGACATTAAAGGCTGGCCTGTAAGAAATGAAGTCGGCGATTCGGTTGGAAAAGTGCGCGATCTCTTATTTGATCCCGAGCAAAAAGCAATTCGGTACGTTATTGTGGAACTTGCCGATATGGGCGAAGATTTAGAGGAAAAAGCTGTGCTGATCCCAATCGGCCTCGTAAATTTAGGCGAAGGTAAAAAAGAAGTTATTTTGCCCAACGTTCATCATGACCAGTTCAGGGCAATGCCGAGATATATTATTGGTGAAGTTACGCCTGAGTTGGAGAACCAAATCCGCAATATAATTGGAAGTCCGGCGGCATTGCGGATGGAAGATGAAATTGTAGAGATTGACCGTGCAAATTTTTATCGTCACCATCATTTTGATAAGAACTTTCCGGAGCACAATCCCCGCAGTCAGGGTTCTGACCCATTAATTTAA
- a CDS encoding GH92 family glycosyl hydrolase: MKKYTYPLLSTIFLLTAGINFAHAQTQKQPIDYVNPYIGNISHLLVPTYPTVHLPNSLLRVYPERDNFTSNTIDGLPVVITSHRGSSAFNLSPFQGDLKNAGNIISYGYDNEVIKPYYYEVDLDDYGINVQFAPSHQSGIYALNFSQTNVPPYLILNTRNGALKVSRNVVSGFQKLDNNTKVYLYFETDLIPVESGRHKETKIESGEQSVSGHDAYLILKFPAQTRQIKARYGISFISEEQAKQNLRREIKDYNLNQVAQTGKNIWNATLGKIVVTGTDETAKTIFYTSLYRTYERMISLSEDGNYFSAFDGKVHNDHGVPFFTDDWIWDTYRATHPLRVIIEPKMEGNMINSYLRMAQQMNNHWMPTFPEVTGDSRRMNSNHGVATIIDAYNKGLRSFDLDEAYQYCKAAITEKTLAPWSSKKAGVLDQFFKDKGYFPALPEGEKETAAEVHGFEKRQPIAVTLGTVYDEWCLGNIAQQLGKTDEAKYFLDNSTSYHTVFNPETRFFHPKDAEGKFIKPLDYRFSGGLGARETYDENNGWLYRWDVLHNLGDLVNMIGGKQAFVDELEKMYNTPLGKSRFDFYSQLPDHTGNVGQFSMGNEPAMHIPYLYNYAGQPWRTQKRVRSLLSQWFRNDLMGIPGDEDGGGLTSFVVFSQMGFYPITPGLPMYVIGSPTFANVKLDLGNGKKFELNCINYSPENKYIQSAKLNGQVWNKSWFAHEDLMRGGKLELVMGKRPNKRWAADEASIPPSFKMPAK, translated from the coding sequence ACATTAGCCACTTACTTGTGCCCACTTACCCTACTGTTCATTTACCTAACAGCTTATTGCGGGTTTATCCGGAGCGTGATAATTTTACCAGTAATACGATAGATGGCTTGCCTGTTGTGATTACCAGCCACCGGGGCAGCTCGGCCTTTAATTTGAGTCCTTTTCAGGGCGATCTCAAAAACGCAGGCAATATAATTTCTTATGGTTACGACAATGAAGTGATCAAACCTTATTATTACGAGGTTGACCTTGATGATTATGGGATAAATGTACAATTTGCGCCATCGCACCAATCAGGGATCTATGCGCTCAACTTTTCGCAGACAAATGTTCCGCCTTATCTGATCTTAAACACCAGAAACGGCGCGCTGAAGGTGAGCCGCAATGTGGTAAGTGGTTTTCAGAAACTAGACAATAACACCAAGGTTTACCTCTACTTCGAAACTGATTTAATACCTGTTGAATCGGGCAGGCACAAGGAGACTAAAATTGAATCCGGTGAACAATCTGTTTCCGGACATGATGCTTATCTTATTTTAAAGTTTCCCGCGCAAACCAGACAAATTAAGGCACGTTACGGCATCTCATTTATCAGTGAAGAACAGGCAAAGCAGAATCTTCGTCGCGAAATTAAGGACTATAACCTAAACCAGGTGGCGCAGACAGGAAAAAACATCTGGAATGCCACGCTTGGAAAAATCGTAGTAACAGGCACAGATGAAACAGCCAAAACCATATTTTACACTTCCCTCTACCGCACTTATGAAAGGATGATCAGCCTATCTGAAGATGGAAATTATTTTAGCGCCTTCGACGGAAAAGTGCACAATGATCATGGCGTACCATTTTTTACTGACGACTGGATTTGGGATACCTACCGGGCAACACATCCACTCCGTGTGATTATTGAGCCCAAAATGGAAGGCAATATGATTAATTCTTATTTGCGAATGGCGCAACAGATGAACAACCACTGGATGCCAACTTTTCCGGAGGTAACTGGTGATAGCCGGAGAATGAACAGCAACCATGGTGTGGCTACTATAATTGATGCTTATAACAAGGGCTTGAGGAGTTTTGATCTTGATGAAGCTTATCAGTATTGTAAAGCAGCTATTACCGAAAAAACCCTGGCGCCATGGTCGTCAAAAAAAGCAGGTGTTTTAGATCAGTTTTTTAAAGATAAGGGCTATTTTCCTGCTTTACCTGAAGGCGAAAAAGAAACCGCAGCAGAAGTTCATGGTTTTGAAAAACGCCAACCTATAGCGGTAACCCTGGGCACGGTTTATGATGAATGGTGCCTCGGCAATATTGCTCAACAATTGGGTAAAACCGATGAGGCAAAATACTTTTTAGATAATAGTACCAGCTACCATACAGTGTTTAATCCGGAAACCAGATTTTTTCATCCGAAGGATGCAGAAGGTAAATTTATTAAACCACTGGATTACCGCTTTTCAGGCGGACTTGGTGCCAGAGAAACTTACGATGAAAATAATGGCTGGCTTTACCGCTGGGATGTATTGCACAACCTGGGCGATTTGGTAAATATGATTGGTGGCAAACAGGCCTTTGTTGATGAACTGGAGAAAATGTATAATACGCCGCTTGGGAAAAGCAGGTTTGATTTTTATTCGCAGTTGCCCGATCATACAGGTAATGTTGGGCAGTTCTCTATGGGAAATGAGCCTGCTATGCATATTCCTTATTTGTACAATTATGCCGGACAACCCTGGCGTACGCAGAAAAGGGTACGGAGTTTATTAAGCCAGTGGTTCCGTAACGATTTGATGGGTATTCCAGGCGATGAAGATGGCGGTGGCCTTACTTCTTTTGTGGTATTTTCGCAGATGGGCTTTTACCCGATAACCCCGGGCTTGCCTATGTATGTAATTGGCAGTCCCACTTTTGCCAACGTAAAACTGGATCTGGGAAATGGCAAAAAGTTTGAGCTGAACTGTATAAACTATTCTCCTGAAAATAAATACATTCAATCGGCTAAACTGAACGGGCAGGTATGGAACAAATCGTGGTTTGCTCACGAGGATTTAATGCGAGGGGGCAAATTGGAGCTGGTAATGGGCAAACGTCCGAATAAACGCTGGGCAGCGGATGAAGCTTCAATTCCACCTTCATTTAAAATGCCTGCCAAATAA